The Amycolatopsis sp. QT-25 genomic sequence GAGCGCCAGCCGCGTCATCCGATCGGTCTGCGGGAGCAGGCGCTGGGGCAGGAGTTCGCCGGGATCGAAGTCGACCTCGCCCGCCAGCTTGCCCGGATAGGTGCCGACGTCGAAGCGGGTCACCGGTCCGATCCCGCTGCGACCGTCGAGCGTGGCCTTCCAGAACTCTTCGGTCCCGGCGCCGTTGGGTGCCACCACGCCCAGTCCGGTGACGACGGCCCCGGTCATCGGCCCAGCGATCCGGGTTCGGCGAGTACGACGGCGCTCTGGAAGCCGCCGAACCCGCTGCCGACACTGAGAACGACGCGGACCTCGGCGTCGCGAGCGGTGAGCGGCACGTAGTCGAGGTCGCACGCGGGGTCGGCCTGGCGCAGGTTGGCCGTCGGCGGGATCACTCCGCGGTCGATCGCGAGCGCCGACGCGGCCAGTTCGATCGAGCCGATCGCGCCGAGGGAGTGCCCGACCATGGATTTGATCGAACTCATCGGCGTGTGGCGTGCGTGCCGGCCCAGGCTGGTCTTCACCGCCGCCGTCTCGTGGACGTCGTTCTGCCGGGTGCCGGAGCCATGCGCGTTGACGTAGTCCACCCGCTCCGGAGCGACCTTGGCCTCCGCGAGGGCCGCGTCGATCGCGGCGGACATCTCGCGGCCGTCCGGCCGTAGACCGGTCATGTGGAAAGCGTTGCAGCGTGCCGCGTAACCGCCGATCTCGGCGTAGACCCGCGCTCCGCGCCGCCGGGCGGCACCGAGTTCTTCGAGGATGAACATCGCGGCTCCTTCACCGAGCACGAATCCGTCGCGCGTCCGGTCGAACGGACGGGACGCGGACTCCGGTTCGCCGTTGCGTGCCGTGGTCGCCTTGATCGCGTCGAAGCAGGCGACCGTGATGGGGGAGATCGGCGCGTCCGTCGCACCGGCGAGCATCACGTCGGCGGAGCCTTCCGCGATGAGCCCGGCGGCGTGACCCACGGCATCCAAGCCGGAGGTGCACCCGGCCGAGAGCAGGGCCACCGGGCCCCCGATGCCGAACCGGCGAGCGACCTCGGCGGATATCGAACTCGGGACGAAGTAGTCGAAGAGGTGATCGACCGCCTTCTCCGCGTCGACCTCCCAGCGTTTCCCCAGCTCGCTGACGACCGCGTATTCGCGGTCCAGTCCCATGGTGCAGCCGACCGCGCTGCCGATCGTCACACCCCACCGGCGCGCGTTCTCTCCGGGCCTCAGCCCACCGTCCGAAACCGCTTCGCCCGCGGCGATCACCGCGAGTTGCGTGCTGCGGTCGAGCCGGACGGCTTCGTCCGGATCGAAACCGTGCTCGGCCGGATCGAAGTCGCATTCGGCGGCCACCCGGGAGCGGAACGGCGCCGGGTCGAAGAAGCTGATGGTCCGGGTCGCGGTCCGGCCCGCGGTGATCAAGTCCCAGAACGCGGCCGTACCCACCCCGCCGGGGGCGATCACACCCATCCCGGTGATGGCGACACGTCGAAGCACGGTTTCCTCCCTCTCGGCGATCGTCACGCCGTACGCGCGGCGCGGCCGCAGGCCAAAGCTTGCAAGCACGGCAACAGGCTCCGTGCTTGGACGTCGACGTAATGGCTGTGCCGCAACAAACTCGTCAGCTGGTCGACGGTCATCCAGTGGAAGCCTGGCCGTTCGAGCACGTCGTCGACTTCGAGCACGACATAGCGCGTGCGTGTGTGGTGGAACCTGCCACCTTCCTCGGACATCACGGTGTCGAACCGGAAAGCCGAGGGATCGGCACCGGACACGACGTCGAGGAACGGCGGCTTCGCGAGTTCGGGCAGGCGTTCATACGTCGAGGGCGTGCACTGCACTGTCGGCGCGAGTTCGACGGTGTCGAGGAATCCGGGTTCGCGACGCAACTGGACGAGGACGTGCAGCACGCCATCGAGGACGGTGACGAGAAAGCACACCAGGCCGACACCGCGGGCGGCGAACATCGGCTGGGACCACTCCCCCACCTCGCGTCCGTCGGCCTTGACGTCGACACCGATCACGTCGAAGAAGGCGCCGCTCTCATGCGTGATCGCCCCGTCACGGCGATGCCAAGCGGGCAGCCCGGCGAGAGGCACCCGCTCGGCCTTGATCGCGGCTTCGGCTCGGGCCGCGGTGACCGCTCCCAGTATCTCGCCGAGGTGATGCACCCCGCCGTGCGTTCCGGCCAGCGACCGGACGAGGGCACCGGTGAAGTCATCGGCGAAGCCGTCCAGGCCGTGCAGTAAACCGGAACCGTGGAACGGTAAACAGGACAGGACGGTGCGCGCGTCCATGTTGACCAGATCCTCGACAGCCAGCGCCGCATGGATCTCGGCGAGCGTGCACCACCGAAATCCCTCCAGTACCTCGATTCCGGGATCCACCTCGACGACCATGTTGCGGTTTCGCTTGCGGAGAAACCACGAACCCTGTTCGGACTGCAGAACGTCGACGAGCACACGATCCACCTCTGCGTCCACGAAGTACCGGAGGTAGGGCACGGACCGGCCACCGTGGGCTCGGGTGAAGTTGCTTCGTGTCGCTTGGACGGTGGGGGAAAGCTGGTGCCCGCGCGGGTTTCCCGGCTCGGCCTTCGCCTGCATCAGAAAGCGTTGCACACCGTCCACACACGCCGCGAGGATTCCGAGAACACCGATCTCGAACTGGCAGATGATCGGCTGTCGCCAATGCCCGACACCTCCGCCTTCGACGCGTACGTCGAGGCCTTCCACGGTGAAGAACCGTCCGGTTCGGTGACGGATCACCTGTTCGTCGTGCCAGTCACGAAGATCGGCGAGATCGGCGCGGCTCACGGTCATCGTCGAATCGCGATCGCGCTCGGCGAGCCAGTGACGCAGCGCTTCCGCGCCCGCCGGCGCGGAGGTCGTGGCCGAGCCCACCAGGATCGCCGGGAGGCCGCGGTCGCCGGAGACCAGGCTGTCGGAACGGCCGTCGAGGGTGGACGGCCGGCTCACGTGCCCGCCCACCTGTCCACAAAGGACGATTTCGGCATGGGAACTCCTCCACTGGTCGGATCTTCTGGAGGAAAGCCTGCCCGGTGCGGCTCGACGAAGACTGTAGATTTCTCGGACGTCCCGGTCGAGCGGGCGCCGGGTCACACCCGGGAGCGCAGTGCCCTGACGCTGAATGTTCCGAACACCGCGGCGAAAGCCGCCGACCAGAGGACGGTGGCCGTCAAGGGACCACCGACCGGCCCGCCGGACAACAGGGCGCGCAGGGTGTCGTTGACCTGCGTCACGGGATTGACCGATACCCACGACCGCAACCACGGTGGCATGGTGTCGAGCGGAACGAGCGCGTTGCTCGTGAAGGTCAGCGGCAGCACGACCACGAAGCCGAAGACCTGGACTTTCTCCGGGTCACGTGCGAGCACGCCGAGCCAGACCGGCAGCCAAGCGAACGCGACGGTGAACATCGTCAGCACCGCGAAGGCGCCGAGCAACGAAGCAAGGCCGGTGGTGAGGCGGAAACCGAGAACGACTCCGACGATCAGCAGAACGATCAACGACCACAGCTGGCGGACGACATCGGCGAGCACCCGGCCCGCCAGGGGCGCGCCTCTGGCGATCGGCAGGCTACGGAACCTGTCGAACAAGCCTTGCTTCAGATCGGCGGACAAGCCGATGGCGGCGTAGATGGACAGGAAGAGCGCGTTCTGCACGATCAGGCCGCCGAGCGCGAACTGGAGGTAATCGTGCGGGGTGCCGCCGATCGCGCCGCCGAAGACATAGGTGAAAAGCAGTGTGAACATGACCGGCTGCACCGAGAGGTCGAGCAGTTCGGCGGGTTTGTGCTTGATCTGGAGGATGCTGCGCCAGGCGAAGGTGACCGATTGGCGAACGGCCGCGGACACCGGGACACGACGCGGCCAGCTCGTTTCGGGGCCGGTGGCCGTCGTCATCGGGTCACCACCGGGTCGTCCGGTGCGGCTGGGGCCGCACCGGTGATGGTGAGAAAGACCTCGTCCAGCGTCGAGCGGCGCAGGGCGAGTTCGCTGACCGGGATTCCCCGTTCGTCGAGACGCCGGACCACGACCGGGAGCAGCGTGTCGTCTTCGGCCGTCATCACCAGGGCGCCGTCCTCTTCGGTCACCGGATGCCCCAGACTCACGAGCACCTGACGTGCCGCGGCCAGCCGCCTCGCGTCGCGGGGACGGATCACCAGGGTCGAGATTCCCAGTCTCGACTTGAGATGCTCGGGGGTGCCACTCGCGACGACGACCCCCTTGTCGATCACGACCACGTCGTCGGCCAGGCGGTCGGCCTCCTCGATGTATTGCGTGGTGAGCAGGACCGTGGTTCCCTCGCCGATCAGTTCGCGGACCACCTGCCACAATTCTCCGCGGCTGGCGGGGTCCAGTCCCGTGGTCGGTTCGTCGAGGTACAGCACCCGTGGCCTGCCGACCAGGCTCGCCGCGAGATCCAGCCGCCGGCGCATTCCCCCGGAATATCCTCCGGCCATCCGTCCGCCCGCTTCGCCCAGACCGAATCGGGCGAGCAGGGCGTTCCCGCGGCCGCGGGCCTCGGTCCGCGACATGCCGAGCAGCTTTCCGATCAGCACGAGGTTTTCCAAGCCGGTGAGTTTTTCGTCGACTCCCGCGTACTGCCCGGTCACGCCGATCATCCGGCGGACCCGGTACGCGTCGGCGACGACGTCGAACCCTTCGACCACCGCCGTTCCGGCGTCCGGCCGGATCAGCGTACTGAGAATCCTGACCACAGTGGTCTTGCCGGCGCCATTGGGTCCGAGAAGGCCCAGGACCGTGCCACGGCGTGCCGCGAACGCGACGCCGTCGAGCGCGGGTGTGGAGCCGAACCGTTTCGCCAGGCCGTCGACCTCGATCGCCGTCTGCATGGCCTCACTATGACACCAAACCGACGAAGTGTCAGGTTCCTTCTACTTCGCTCGGGCGCGGCTCGAGCCGGACTCGAGTCTCACCCCTCCGGATCGACCGGGCTACGGCGACCTCGCCACTGTGTCCACCCCACCAGGGCCACAATGGCCAAAGCGGCCATCGTCTGCGACAGGAACGCCGCGACGTTCAACGGCAGCAGATAGATCACCCCGATACGCGCCGTCGCCTCACCGAGCAGGCCGATCCCCCAGACCCACGTCATCTTCCGGTTGAGCCGCCGAAAGTCGGCCGACCTCTTCCATTGCCTGCCGAACGCGGCCTTCCGCGGCGACAGACTCCTCCGGATGAAGTAGATGGCGGGTTTGGCCAGTACCAGGCTGGCCAGCACGCCGAGGCCCACGGCGGCGGTGACGAGCGAGTCCTTGGCCAGGACGAACCTGGCGTCTCCGGTGATGAGCGCCGCCAGCACACCCAGGAAGAACCGCACCGTCAAAAGGATGGAGAGCGCGCCGAGCTGCCGCTCCCGTATCCAGATGACCACCGCCCGCAGGAAGGCGATCCCGCCCGCCGCCGCCAGCGCCGCCGCTTCGTGCACGCCGAACAGCAGCAGAACCACATAGCAGGCGAAGGGCAAAGCGACATCCAGCAGCAGAGTCCAGGCGATGGTCCGCCACGACGAGGAAGAACCTCTCTTCGGATCCTGCTGCCGTTCCCGGTCTTGCTCGACCGCGTGAGCCATCGAATTCACCCTTCGCCCAGCCAGTGTCAGGGTCCGGATACCCCGTGCCGCGGACTTTGACTCCCTCGCGGTGGAAAAAGGGAGCGCGTCACTCAGCCGCAGCGAATCTGCCGCACGGGACCGACGCGCGGCGTCTCCCGCCACCTCGGCCCATGCAGAGCGAGCTGCAGCGCGTCGTCCAGACAGGGCGAGGGGTCGATGCCGAGCTCGGAGCGCAACAGGGACCGGACCGCGCGATATGCCGTGATCGCTTCTTGCCGCCGTCCGCTCATCGACAGGGCGCGGACGAGCTGGGCGTGAAAGTTCTCGTGGAACGGGTGCATGTGGACGAGCCGCTTCAATTCGGCCACCAGCTCACGGTAGTGCCCGGTGCTCATCCGCGCTTCGATGAGCAGTTCGGTGGCACAGATCTTCAGCTCGTCGAGCTGGGTGACATAACCGGTCAGCACGGTCCCGCAGACGACGTCCGCCAAAGCCGGGCCCCGCCAGAGCCTCAAGGCGCTCTCCAGCAGGTCGGCGGCGACTTCGGGCTCCGCCTCGAGACATCGCGCCGCCTGCTCGATTTTCGTCTGGAACTCGACGACGTCGATCGAACCGTCCGGCACGTTGAGCATGTACCCCAACGGCCTGGTCACGATCGTGGTCCGTCGCGACGGGCCCTCGAGTCTTCGCCGCAATTGGTAGACGTAGGTCTGCAGCGTGGTGTGCATGCTGGCCGGGGGCCTGCCGCCCCAGAGTTCGTCGGACAGGTCTCCCACATAGGTCACTTTGTTCGCATTGAGCAGGAGCATCGCGAGCACCTGCCGCTGCTTCGGCGCCGACGGGATCCCCCCGCGTTCACCAGATCGTATTTCCATGCCTCCGAGTAATGTGAAATCCACCCCGCACCTCTCATTTCCCCCGCGTCGTCAAGCCTCCAGGGGTCGCATATAGGAGACTGAGACGCTTCACCGTGAATGCCCTTCCCCCTGGGCGAATTCATGCTAGTCGGGACATAAGGAACCTGATAGGTCGAAACTGGGATGTGATGTAAGTCACATATCTGCCTCTTGGCAATCGACTGCTCATATGAGCGCTACGCAACGGTTTACGTGACAGTATGCAACGTTTTTCGAGCAGATACTTCGCACCGTGGCGGTTTCGTCACCACGTGGAACCTCGCCACGCTTCTCGTGCCGGCTGCCTCTCCGCGAACAGTCCCTCACGCTCGGAAATGGCCGCGGGGCTGAACCGGCTCTTCACCACAGCCCGTGGCCCGCCCGACAGGCCGCCGGCCAATCGGATCCTCCTCGAAGAATGAGCAGCCACCGGACGCCGAGGCCCGAAAGCTTCATCCTCACTCGCGTGCCGGTCAGCGGGAAATTCGACCGGGCGCACGTCAAGTGTCTCGCGCGATTTCCGAGGTGCCTGTCTGCTTCTTCTTCGACTGTGCACATTCGCCGGCCAGACGCAGATCTCCTGTTCTTGATCGCCCTGCGCGACGCCGATGCCCGCACCGCTACGGGGACCATCGACGTTACCCGTTCCGACGCGCCGGTGGCTTGCCGAGACCGTCGACGGTCTTCTGAACGCGCTGTCCGGCTCCGAAGCCTTCGAGAAGCGACCGAACCGAGCGACGCCGAACTGCGGCTTCAGCGGAACTGATCCCCGTCGTCGAGCGATCGTCGAGATTTTCGAGGGGTTCTCGAGGACACGTGAACAAGCTCCCCGGCAACCGATCACTCCAGGGGGTAGCGACATGTCTCAATGCCGGGTCTGCGGCGCGTCCGTGACACTCTTCCTCGACCTCGGAAACCAGCCGCTGTCCGATGTCTTCCCGGCAGGAACGCCCGGCTCCGAGGCCGACGAATTCTTCTACCGGCTGCGCGTGGGCGCGTGCACCGGCTGCGCGATGGTGCAGTTGCTGGAAGAAGTTCCCCGTGAGCGGATGTTCGGTGATCATTACCCCTATCGGTCGTCCGGCTCAGCGGTGATGCGCCGGCATTTCACCGCACTCGCGAAGCGGTTGCTCGCGCTCGAACTGTCCGGCCGGGACGACCCGTTCGTGGTGGAACTCGGGTGCAACGACGGGGTCATGTTGCGAACCCTTGCCAGGGCCCAGATCCGGCATCTCGGAGTGGAACCGTCCGTACGCATCAGCCAGACCGCCGTGGAGTGCGGCGTGCAGGTGCTCAACGCGTACTTCGACCAGGAGACGGCGGTGAGGATCAGCGCCGAGCACGGACCCGCCGACGTGATCTACGCGGCGAACACCCTGTGCCACATTCCCTATGTCACGTCGGTTCTCGACGGTGTCGCCGAGTTGCTGACCGATGACGGCGTGTTCGTGTTCGAAGATCCCTATCTCGGTGACATCGTCGCGTCGACGTCGTTCGATCAGATCTACGATGAACACTTCTTCCTTTTCAGCGCCACCACCGTGGCCCGGCTTGCCGAGCGGCACGGGCTGGCCCTCGTCGATGTCGAGCGTCTTCCGGTCCACGGCGGGGAGCTCCGCTATACCCTGGCGCGCGCCGGCAAGCGGCGTGCCGGCGGAGCGGTGGCGGAACTCGTCGCGGAAGAGGCGGCTCGCGGACTGCACACCCCGGAAGCGCTGTCGGTGTTCGCGACCGCGGTCCGGCGCAACGCGCACGACCTCGTCGAGCTGCTGAGCCGGCTGCGTGGCGAGGGCCGGACGATCGCCGCCTACGGCGCGACCGCGAAGAGCGCGACGGTCACGAACTACTGCAACATCGGTCCTGAGCTCGTCTCGGTCGTCTACGACACCACTCCGGAAAAGCAGGGCCGAGTCACCCCGGGCACCCACATCCCCGTGACCCCGGCGGCGGAATTCGCCGACCCTTATCCGGATTACGCGGTGTTGTTCGCTTGGAACCACGCGGCCGAGATCATGACCAAGGAAACCGGGTTCACCGATCACGGCGGCCGCTGGATCACCTACGTGCCCGAGGTCCGGGTGCTCTGATGGAATCGTTCGAGGCCGACCCCGCCGACCGGCCCGGAACACGCCGTGAGCTGACCGTGGCCGGTGCCTGGACCTTCACCCCGATGGTCCACCGAGACCATCGGGGTGCGTTCTGTTCGCCTTACGAACAAGGCGAGCACGAGACGGCCGTCGGGCGGAGGCTGTTCCCGCTCGCCCAGGTGTCCGTCAGCCGTTCCCTGGCAGGAGTGGTGCGTGGCATCCATTTCACCCGGACACCGCCCGGCGTCGCGAAGTACGTGCACTGTTCCCACGGAAGCGTTGTCGACTACGTCGTCGACCTCCGCGTCGGATCGCCGACCTTCGGCGCCTGGGACGCGGTGCGGCTCGACGCCGAACGCGGGCGAACCGTCTATCTCCCGGTCGGGGTCGGCCACGCCTTCGCCGCGCTCACCGCGGAGGCATCGATGACCTACCTGCTCTCCGGCGGTTACGTACCGGAGAACGAGCTGGCCTTGACGATCCGCGATCCACGGATCGGGTTGCGGCTTCCCGGCTTCCTCTCGCGCGAGTCCCCGGTGCTGTCCGAACGGGACCGCGACGCCCCGACGGCCGACCGGCTCCTCGCCGACGGCCTGCTGCCGGAATTCCGGACCTGTACCGCGCTCGAAGCGGCCCTCGGTGGCCGTCCGGCACCTGCTGAGGAGACCGCATGACGATCCGCGTTTGGGACTACCTGAAAGAGTACGACGCCGAACGAGAGGACATCCTCGGCGCGGTCGACACCGTGTTCGGGTCGGGCCGGCTCGTCTTCGGCCCGAGTGTCGACGGCTTCGAACGGGAGTTCGCGGCCTACCACGACGTCCGCCACTGCGTCGGTGTGGACAACGGGACCAACGCGATCAAACTCGGTCTCGAGGCGCTCGGCGTCGGTGCGGGTGACGAGGTCATCACGGTGTCCAACACGGCCGCCCCGACGGTGGTGGCCATCGAAGGGACCGGCGCCGTCGCCCGCTTCGTCGATGTCCGAGCGGACGACCACCTGATGGACACGACACTGGTGGAGTCCGCGATCACCGAACGGACCCGCGCGATC encodes the following:
- a CDS encoding AfsR/SARP family transcriptional regulator, with the protein product MEIRSGERGGIPSAPKQRQVLAMLLLNANKVTYVGDLSDELWGGRPPASMHTTLQTYVYQLRRRLEGPSRRTTIVTRPLGYMLNVPDGSIDVVEFQTKIEQAARCLEAEPEVAADLLESALRLWRGPALADVVCGTVLTGYVTQLDELKICATELLIEARMSTGHYRELVAELKRLVHMHPFHENFHAQLVRALSMSGRRQEAITAYRAVRSLLRSELGIDPSPCLDDALQLALHGPRWRETPRVGPVRQIRCG
- a CDS encoding class I SAM-dependent methyltransferase — protein: MSQCRVCGASVTLFLDLGNQPLSDVFPAGTPGSEADEFFYRLRVGACTGCAMVQLLEEVPRERMFGDHYPYRSSGSAVMRRHFTALAKRLLALELSGRDDPFVVELGCNDGVMLRTLARAQIRHLGVEPSVRISQTAVECGVQVLNAYFDQETAVRISAEHGPADVIYAANTLCHIPYVTSVLDGVAELLTDDGVFVFEDPYLGDIVASTSFDQIYDEHFFLFSATTVARLAERHGLALVDVERLPVHGGELRYTLARAGKRRAGGAVAELVAEEAARGLHTPEALSVFATAVRRNAHDLVELLSRLRGEGRTIAAYGATAKSATVTNYCNIGPELVSVVYDTTPEKQGRVTPGTHIPVTPAAEFADPYPDYAVLFAWNHAAEIMTKETGFTDHGGRWITYVPEVRVL
- a CDS encoding VC0807 family protein, encoding MAHAVEQDRERQQDPKRGSSSSWRTIAWTLLLDVALPFACYVVLLLFGVHEAAALAAAGGIAFLRAVVIWIRERQLGALSILLTVRFFLGVLAALITGDARFVLAKDSLVTAAVGLGVLASLVLAKPAIYFIRRSLSPRKAAFGRQWKRSADFRRLNRKMTWVWGIGLLGEATARIGVIYLLPLNVAAFLSQTMAALAIVALVGWTQWRGRRSPVDPEG
- a CDS encoding NDP-hexose 2,3-dehydratase family protein; translated protein: MSRPSTLDGRSDSLVSGDRGLPAILVGSATTSAPAGAEALRHWLAERDRDSTMTVSRADLADLRDWHDEQVIRHRTGRFFTVEGLDVRVEGGGVGHWRQPIICQFEIGVLGILAACVDGVQRFLMQAKAEPGNPRGHQLSPTVQATRSNFTRAHGGRSVPYLRYFVDAEVDRVLVDVLQSEQGSWFLRKRNRNMVVEVDPGIEVLEGFRWCTLAEIHAALAVEDLVNMDARTVLSCLPFHGSGLLHGLDGFADDFTGALVRSLAGTHGGVHHLGEILGAVTAARAEAAIKAERVPLAGLPAWHRRDGAITHESGAFFDVIGVDVKADGREVGEWSQPMFAARGVGLVCFLVTVLDGVLHVLVQLRREPGFLDTVELAPTVQCTPSTYERLPELAKPPFLDVVSGADPSAFRFDTVMSEEGGRFHHTRTRYVVLEVDDVLERPGFHWMTVDQLTSLLRHSHYVDVQARSLLPCLQALACGRAARTA
- a CDS encoding ATP-binding cassette domain-containing protein yields the protein MQTAIEVDGLAKRFGSTPALDGVAFAARRGTVLGLLGPNGAGKTTVVRILSTLIRPDAGTAVVEGFDVVADAYRVRRMIGVTGQYAGVDEKLTGLENLVLIGKLLGMSRTEARGRGNALLARFGLGEAGGRMAGGYSGGMRRRLDLAASLVGRPRVLYLDEPTTGLDPASRGELWQVVRELIGEGTTVLLTTQYIEEADRLADDVVVIDKGVVVASGTPEHLKSRLGISTLVIRPRDARRLAAARQVLVSLGHPVTEEDGALVMTAEDDTLLPVVVRRLDERGIPVSELALRRSTLDEVFLTITGAAPAAPDDPVVTR
- a CDS encoding beta-ketoacyl-[acyl-carrier-protein] synthase family protein, with the translated sequence MLRRVAITGMGVIAPGGVGTAAFWDLITAGRTATRTISFFDPAPFRSRVAAECDFDPAEHGFDPDEAVRLDRSTQLAVIAAGEAVSDGGLRPGENARRWGVTIGSAVGCTMGLDREYAVVSELGKRWEVDAEKAVDHLFDYFVPSSISAEVARRFGIGGPVALLSAGCTSGLDAVGHAAGLIAEGSADVMLAGATDAPISPITVACFDAIKATTARNGEPESASRPFDRTRDGFVLGEGAAMFILEELGAARRRGARVYAEIGGYAARCNAFHMTGLRPDGREMSAAIDAALAEAKVAPERVDYVNAHGSGTRQNDVHETAAVKTSLGRHARHTPMSSIKSMVGHSLGAIGSIELAASALAIDRGVIPPTANLRQADPACDLDYVPLTARDAEVRVVLSVGSGFGGFQSAVVLAEPGSLGR
- the rfbC gene encoding dTDP-4-dehydrorhamnose 3,5-epimerase, giving the protein MESFEADPADRPGTRRELTVAGAWTFTPMVHRDHRGAFCSPYEQGEHETAVGRRLFPLAQVSVSRSLAGVVRGIHFTRTPPGVAKYVHCSHGSVVDYVVDLRVGSPTFGAWDAVRLDAERGRTVYLPVGVGHAFAALTAEASMTYLLSGGYVPENELALTIRDPRIGLRLPGFLSRESPVLSERDRDAPTADRLLADGLLPEFRTCTALEAALGGRPAPAEETA
- a CDS encoding ABC transporter permease, whose translation is MTTATGPETSWPRRVPVSAAVRQSVTFAWRSILQIKHKPAELLDLSVQPVMFTLLFTYVFGGAIGGTPHDYLQFALGGLIVQNALFLSIYAAIGLSADLKQGLFDRFRSLPIARGAPLAGRVLADVVRQLWSLIVLLIVGVVLGFRLTTGLASLLGAFAVLTMFTVAFAWLPVWLGVLARDPEKVQVFGFVVVLPLTFTSNALVPLDTMPPWLRSWVSVNPVTQVNDTLRALLSGGPVGGPLTATVLWSAAFAAVFGTFSVRALRSRV